In one window of Serinus canaria isolate serCan28SL12 chromosome 18, serCan2020, whole genome shotgun sequence DNA:
- the LOC103819882 gene encoding GTP-binding protein Rhes-like gives MSPVAKEKNHVRLVFLGAAGVGKTSLIRRFLLDTFEPKHRRTVEELHSKEYEMCGATVKVEILDTSGSYSFPAMRKLSIQNSDAFALVYAVDDAESFESVKSLREEILEVKEDKFPPIVVVGNKAESGGERQVPVEEALSLVELDWNSRFVEASAKDNENVLEVFRELLQQANLPSRLSPALCKRRETLPKEQALRPPMNKTNSCSVC, from the coding sequence ATGTCCCCGGTGGCAAAGGAGAAGAACCACGTCCGGTTGGTTTTCCTGGGAGCCGCCGGCGTGGGCAAGACCTCGCTGATCCGCCGCTTCCTGCTGGACACCTTCGAGCCCAAGCACCGGCGCACggtggaggagctgcacagcaagGAGTACGAGATGTGCGGGGCCACGGTCAAGGTGGAGATCCTGGACACCAGTGGCAGCTACTCCTTCCCGGCCATGAGGAAGCTCTCGATCCAGAACAGCGACGCCTTCGCCCTGGTCTACGCCGTGGACGATGCCGAGTCCTTCGAGAGCGTCAAGAGCCTGCGGGAGGAGATCCTGGAGGTGAAGGAGGACAAGTTCCCTCCCATCGTGGTGGTGGGCAACAAGGCGGAGAGCGGCGGCGAGCGGCAGGTGCCGGTGGAGGAGGCGCTGTCGCTGGTGGAGCTGGACTGGAACAGCCGCTTCGTGGAGGCGTCGGCCAAGGACAACGAGAACgtcctggaggtgttcagggagctgctgcagcaggccAACCTGCCCAGCAGGCTCAGCCCCGCGCTCTGCAAGAGGAGGGAGACGCTGCCCAAGGAGCAGGCGCTCAGGCCGCCCATGAACAAGACCAACAGCTGCTCCGTGTGCTGA